One window of Methanobacterium alkalithermotolerans genomic DNA carries:
- the hemB gene encoding porphobilinogen synthase, which translates to MEFPITRMRRLRKNSQIRDILQETRLVPENFIYPVFVKEELKKGQVELIDTMPGQKRYALEDMVDEAKILEEKGLKSIILFGLPATKDDFGSSAHDPQGIVQKSIKLLKEETDLVVMTDVCLCQYTTQGHCGIVEDGKILNDETLEHLAQIALSHAEAGADVVAPSDMMDGRVDAIREMLDLNGFEDTLIMSYAAKYASAFYAPFRDAVCSGPCFGDRKTYQMNPSNTLEALREAELDLMEGADILMIKPALAYLDIIKMIKDEFKVPTAAYNVSGEYSMLKAGIEAGYLTEESIYEALLSIKRAGADLIISHFAPEFLEILE; encoded by the coding sequence ATGGAATTTCCAATAACCAGGATGCGCCGACTTAGAAAAAATTCCCAAATAAGGGATATTTTACAGGAAACTCGGCTGGTGCCTGAAAACTTCATCTATCCAGTTTTTGTTAAAGAAGAGCTTAAAAAAGGCCAGGTAGAATTAATTGATACTATGCCGGGACAAAAACGTTATGCCCTGGAGGATATGGTGGATGAGGCAAAAATTCTGGAAGAAAAAGGATTAAAATCAATAATATTATTTGGCTTGCCCGCTACAAAGGACGATTTTGGTTCTTCAGCCCATGATCCCCAGGGAATCGTACAAAAATCCATAAAACTTCTAAAAGAAGAAACCGATCTGGTGGTAATGACCGATGTTTGTCTTTGCCAGTACACCACCCAGGGCCACTGTGGGATTGTGGAGGATGGAAAAATACTTAATGATGAAACCCTGGAACATTTAGCTCAGATTGCTTTAAGCCATGCGGAAGCAGGGGCAGATGTGGTGGCCCCCTCTGATATGATGGATGGGAGGGTAGATGCCATAAGGGAAATGCTGGATCTTAATGGATTTGAAGATACATTAATCATGTCATATGCAGCTAAATATGCTTCTGCATTTTATGCTCCATTTAGGGACGCAGTATGCTCTGGTCCTTGTTTTGGGGATAGAAAAACCTATCAGATGAATCCTTCCAACACACTAGAAGCCCTAAGAGAGGCGGAACTGGATTTAATGGAAGGTGCGGATATATTAATGATTAAACCGGCACTGGCATACCTGGACATTATCAAAATGATTAAAGATGAATTCAAAGTACCCACTGCTGCTTACAATGTAAGTGGGGAATATTCAATGCTCAAAGCAGGAATAGAAGCAGGATATCTCACAGAAGAATCAATATATGAGGCCTTACTTTCTATTAAACGTGCCGGGGCCGATTTGATTATATCTCATTTTGCCCCTGAATTTTTGGAAATATTAGAATAG
- a CDS encoding DUF2121 family protein, which produces MSLIITYIGAQGCVMAGDKRRIAFFGDKSNREILEEELYSGKIENESQLKKRASELEITLKITDDAVKLRSLGKVVVGEVSSKSSFETKRRRIYATTNGFQIIELTGSNITKMDKGESSIIVFGNKFTKKTASKILKKYWKSKTTLKEIETIFQKVLHEVSEKTPSVGSSCDLFIKTPALDKKESQKILRETVVRDVKLLQKWRQKLKKDLLEKAEAINMASRILTQGEVGRVVNVDEDRLEIVLGKDVQAFDVNWKQLASPGDKVMMFFNGEGDIIEGDLVVIDNERLCLKRNQSPLRCDIILCKSD; this is translated from the coding sequence ATGAGTCTTATAATAACTTATATTGGTGCCCAGGGCTGTGTAATGGCTGGAGATAAACGCAGGATAGCTTTTTTTGGAGATAAATCCAATCGTGAAATATTAGAAGAGGAATTATATTCTGGCAAAATTGAAAATGAATCTCAATTAAAAAAAAGAGCCAGTGAACTGGAAATAACCCTTAAAATTACTGATGACGCGGTAAAATTACGCAGTCTGGGAAAAGTGGTGGTGGGGGAAGTAAGTTCAAAAAGTTCCTTTGAAACCAAAAGGCGACGAATATATGCCACTACCAATGGTTTTCAGATAATCGAATTAACTGGTTCTAATATCACTAAAATGGATAAGGGAGAAAGTTCCATAATTGTATTTGGCAATAAATTCACCAAAAAAACAGCATCTAAGATTCTTAAAAAATACTGGAAATCCAAAACTACTTTAAAGGAAATTGAAACTATTTTCCAAAAAGTACTCCATGAAGTTTCTGAAAAAACACCCTCGGTAGGCAGTTCCTGTGATTTATTCATAAAAACGCCGGCTTTAGATAAGAAAGAGTCACAAAAAATACTCCGTGAAACCGTGGTACGGGATGTAAAACTACTGCAGAAATGGAGGCAGAAACTAAAAAAAGACCTTCTGGAAAAAGCAGAAGCAATTAACATGGCTTCCCGGATACTTACTCAAGGAGAAGTTGGACGGGTGGTTAATGTAGATGAAGATAGATTGGAAATAGTATTAGGAAAGGATGTTCAGGCATTTGATGTCAACTGGAAACAGCTGGCCAGTCCAGGGGATAAGGTTATGATGTTCTTCAATGGAGAGGGGGATATTATAGAAGGGGACCTGGTGGTGATTGATAATGAAAGGCTGTGCTTGAAGCGTAACCAATCCCCTCTGCGTTGTGATATAATATTATGTAAATCCGATTAA
- a CDS encoding 4Fe-4S binding protein — protein sequence MPFNFSDISVFIIKLTFKSRFKLSRLCKKIPPLARAADILFFQGDDILVIPRDNTINKNYTSVEINQDILIPQEETILPSHVLKEIILKSRYHVIMDKCICRVSNGCENYPHELGCLFLGRGASKISPKLGKRVSTKQAINHVEKCQKAGLVHIIGRNKIDSVWLNTGPKEDLLSICNCCSCCCLWKMAPELPDNIAKSIAPMIGMKIKFQEELCNGCGQCSSSICFVEAITLKNDKAIRDSEKCKGCGRCAEICNRGAFRVEIKPDAVKNSIEHVNSLVDVESD from the coding sequence ATGCCCTTTAATTTTTCCGATATCAGTGTTTTTATTATTAAACTAACCTTTAAATCTCGCTTTAAACTATCAAGGCTCTGCAAAAAAATACCTCCTCTGGCCAGGGCAGCTGACATTTTATTTTTCCAGGGAGACGATATTCTGGTAATCCCCCGGGATAATACCATTAATAAAAACTACACCTCGGTGGAAATCAATCAGGATATTCTCATCCCCCAAGAAGAAACCATACTACCCAGTCATGTATTAAAGGAAATAATACTAAAATCCCGCTACCATGTTATTATGGATAAATGCATTTGCCGTGTATCCAATGGATGTGAAAATTATCCCCATGAACTGGGTTGTTTATTTTTAGGACGGGGAGCTTCAAAGATTTCTCCCAAATTAGGGAAAAGGGTTTCCACTAAACAAGCTATAAATCACGTGGAAAAATGTCAAAAGGCAGGACTGGTCCATATTATTGGCAGAAATAAAATAGACAGTGTTTGGTTAAATACTGGGCCTAAAGAGGATCTTTTATCCATTTGTAATTGCTGTTCTTGCTGTTGTTTGTGGAAGATGGCTCCTGAACTTCCAGATAATATTGCTAAAAGTATAGCACCTATGATAGGCATGAAAATTAAGTTCCAGGAAGAACTTTGCAATGGCTGCGGACAGTGCTCCTCTTCAATATGTTTTGTAGAAGCAATTACTTTAAAAAATGATAAGGCCATAAGAGACTCTGAAAAATGCAAGGGGTGCGGTAGATGTGCTGAAATTTGTAACAGGGGAGCTTTTAGGGTTGAAATAAAACCAGATGCAGTTAAAAATTCAATTGAACATGTAAATTCACTGGTAGATGTGGAGTCAGATTAA
- the aroC gene encoding chorismate synthase, translating into MAGNTTGKMFAVTTFGSSHGRALGAVVDGCPAGLELSKEDIQLELDKRRPGSSHLTTPRAEKDQLEILSGVFKGRTDGTPIAAVVYNKDADSSAYENLKNKPRPGHGDYCWISRYGHYDYRGGGRGSGRNTIGHVIGGSIAKKLLDKLSIKVVAHVTQVGNVKGRTVNLNLIEEYSEKNPIRCADPQAALKMEKAILDAKSKGDSLGGVVEIIAQGVPAGLGEPVFEKLDGDLSRALMNIGSVKGVEIGFGFKVAEYTASAINDEFYMEGDEVKTTTNTSGGILGGMSSGMPIIMRMAVKPTPSISMVQKTVNLDKKEETEIEIKGRHDPCICPRMVPVAESAVAMVLTDHLIRSGYIHPTRLKTI; encoded by the coding sequence ATGGCAGGAAACACTACAGGTAAAATGTTCGCCGTAACCACCTTTGGATCCAGCCACGGTCGAGCTTTAGGTGCTGTGGTTGATGGATGTCCAGCTGGACTGGAATTAAGTAAAGAAGATATACAATTAGAATTAGATAAAAGAAGGCCAGGTAGCAGTCATTTAACCACTCCGAGGGCAGAAAAGGATCAATTAGAAATTTTATCAGGAGTATTTAAAGGCCGGACCGATGGAACTCCTATTGCTGCTGTGGTATATAATAAGGATGCTGATTCATCTGCCTATGAAAATCTAAAAAACAAGCCCCGTCCCGGGCATGGTGATTACTGCTGGATAAGTCGCTATGGCCATTATGACTACCGGGGAGGAGGAAGGGGTAGCGGCCGTAATACTATCGGTCATGTTATAGGGGGAAGTATAGCCAAAAAACTGCTGGATAAATTGAGTATTAAGGTGGTGGCCCATGTAACACAGGTAGGGAATGTTAAAGGGCGTACCGTTAATTTAAATTTAATTGAGGAATATTCTGAAAAGAACCCAATTAGATGTGCTGATCCCCAGGCAGCCCTTAAAATGGAAAAGGCTATACTGGATGCTAAATCAAAAGGAGATTCCCTGGGAGGGGTGGTAGAAATCATTGCCCAGGGAGTTCCTGCCGGTTTAGGGGAGCCGGTTTTTGAAAAACTGGATGGTGATTTATCCCGGGCATTAATGAATATCGGATCAGTCAAAGGTGTGGAAATAGGATTCGGATTTAAAGTAGCGGAATATACTGCTTCTGCCATTAATGATGAATTTTACATGGAAGGGGATGAAGTTAAAACCACCACCAATACTTCCGGAGGTATCCTGGGAGGTATGTCCAGTGGAATGCCTATTATTATGCGCATGGCAGTTAAACCCACTCCTTCCATATCCATGGTGCAGAAAACAGTAAATCTGGATAAAAAAGAAGAAACTGAAATTGAAATTAAAGGAAGGCATGATCCCTGCATCTGCCCCCGTATGGTTCCTGTAGCTGAATCTGCAGTGGCCATGGTTTTAACTGATCATTTAATAAGAAGTGGATATATACATCCTACCCGTTTAAAAACAATTTAA
- a CDS encoding cation:proton antiporter: MLEIIFFLMVIFIFALFSRKLENNSITSQMFLVFTGLIAGLLFFTRFDFQDSFPYILIVAELALVLVLFSDASRIGLSYTIKEHELTLRLLGVGMPLSIFAGVFLAIFLFTELSIWEAAILGVVLVPTDAALGESVFDNKKLPSKLKKALEIESGLNDGLAVPFLVLFIAWSVAEETFQPVTFFVITALQQILFSVIVGLIFGLWGGWLLLKSRQKNWITSKYLKIGLLTLAVASWLLTDQIGGSGFIAAFVGGLSAGYLLKDMANYYTDLTATEGNILVMAMFFLLGILLIQYYPYITLNVIIYAILSLTLIRIVPVALSLTGIGTNWRSKFFMGWFGPRGLASIVLILIALEEQPAFPGENTMLVTVLCTVLISVFAHGISANTLSNLYARWIKNNQNT; the protein is encoded by the coding sequence ATGCTGGAGATTATATTTTTCTTAATGGTAATTTTTATCTTTGCTCTATTTTCTAGAAAACTGGAAAATAATTCTATTACTTCCCAGATGTTTTTAGTGTTTACCGGCTTAATAGCAGGATTATTATTTTTTACCAGATTTGATTTTCAGGATTCATTCCCTTACATACTTATTGTGGCTGAACTGGCCCTGGTGCTGGTTTTATTTTCTGATGCCTCTCGAATAGGACTTTCTTATACTATAAAAGAACATGAATTGACTTTAAGGCTACTGGGAGTAGGGATGCCCCTTAGTATATTTGCAGGGGTTTTTTTAGCCATATTTCTTTTTACAGAACTTAGTATATGGGAAGCAGCCATACTGGGAGTGGTTTTAGTTCCTACTGATGCAGCTCTGGGAGAGAGTGTTTTTGATAATAAAAAACTACCTTCTAAATTAAAAAAAGCTCTTGAAATTGAGAGTGGTCTAAATGATGGGTTGGCAGTTCCCTTTCTGGTTTTATTCATTGCCTGGTCGGTGGCTGAGGAAACATTCCAACCAGTAACATTTTTTGTAATAACGGCCCTGCAACAGATACTTTTTTCGGTGATTGTAGGTTTAATATTTGGCCTTTGGGGAGGATGGCTGTTATTAAAATCCCGGCAAAAAAATTGGATTACCAGCAAATATCTAAAAATTGGTCTTTTAACCCTGGCAGTAGCTTCCTGGTTATTAACAGATCAAATAGGGGGGAGTGGTTTTATTGCTGCATTTGTCGGAGGTTTATCTGCGGGCTACCTGCTTAAAGACATGGCCAATTATTATACTGATTTAACTGCCACCGAAGGTAACATTCTGGTAATGGCCATGTTCTTTTTACTGGGAATACTGCTAATTCAATATTATCCCTATATCACCTTAAATGTGATAATTTATGCTATTTTAAGTTTAACCCTGATTAGAATAGTTCCAGTGGCACTTTCACTTACTGGTATTGGGACTAACTGGCGTAGCAAATTCTTCATGGGTTGGTTTGGCCCCAGGGGTCTGGCATCCATTGTATTGATATTAATTGCTCTGGAGGAACAACCTGCTTTTCCTGGAGAAAATACCATGCTGGTTACGGTATTATGCACAGTTTTAATTAGCGTATTTGCTCATGGCATCAGTGCCAATACCTTATCCAATTTATATGCACGCTGGATTAAAAATAACCAGAATACTTGA
- a CDS encoding endonuclease III domain-containing protein yields the protein MKAFKIANSSILMDIYERLLSLYGPQGWWPLINYAGSPPTKTGSIQGYHPGNYDLPENNKQIYEIMLGAILVQNTNWKLAEQALLRLNYKTGLDPEKILQLNINDLKETIRCAGFYNQKANYIINITDFFIKLEGSTPQRKEILAIKGVGEETADSILLYAYHKPEFVVDAYTRRIFNYLDFINEKAKYKQVKELFELNLPEDVPLFQEYHALIVEHAKRHFIKKPYKDETLQEFKIG from the coding sequence ATGAAAGCTTTTAAAATTGCCAATTCTTCTATTTTGATGGACATCTATGAGAGACTACTTTCTTTATATGGACCCCAGGGATGGTGGCCATTGATAAATTATGCCGGTTCCCCACCCACCAAAACCGGTTCTATACAGGGATATCATCCCGGTAATTATGATCTTCCGGAAAATAATAAACAGATTTACGAGATTATGTTAGGAGCCATACTGGTTCAGAATACTAACTGGAAATTAGCTGAACAGGCTTTATTAAGATTAAATTATAAAACAGGTTTGGATCCTGAAAAAATACTTCAATTAAACATCAATGATTTGAAAGAGACTATAAGATGTGCTGGATTTTATAATCAGAAGGCAAATTATATCATAAATATAACTGATTTTTTTATAAAACTAGAAGGAAGCACTCCACAAAGAAAAGAAATCTTAGCTATAAAGGGGGTGGGGGAGGAAACTGCTGATTCCATTTTATTATATGCTTACCATAAACCTGAATTCGTGGTGGACGCATATACCCGGCGCATATTTAATTATCTGGATTTTATTAATGAAAAAGCAAAATATAAACAAGTCAAAGAACTATTTGAATTAAATTTACCTGAAGATGTACCTCTTTTTCAGGAATATCACGCCCTTATTGTTGAACATGCTAAAAGACACTTCATTAAAAAACCATATAAAGATGAAACCCTTCAGGAGTTCAAAATAGGATAG
- a CDS encoding DUF1538 domain-containing protein has translation MDSMSALEIFKEVVEAILPVLILFFIFQVLILRKIPQNIMELLSGVFMTIIGFFFFFWGAKLSLIPMGNLIGSYLSGVNYFWVIIFAFIVGIFAILAEPAVNVFVYEVEKVSSGYLKRNLMIISIALGVGFALFFSALRIYLEIPLALILIPGYVLILCLVIFTPKDFIPIAFDSGAVATGPMVVTFALPIMTSIAIGLKGDDAGLLGLGTVGLVAMFPIIFILVLGIILKKREKDE, from the coding sequence ATGGATTCCATGAGTGCTCTGGAAATTTTTAAAGAAGTGGTAGAGGCCATTTTGCCTGTTTTGATATTGTTTTTTATTTTCCAGGTTTTAATTTTAAGGAAAATCCCCCAAAATATAATGGAACTACTATCCGGAGTCTTTATGACCATAATTGGGTTTTTCTTTTTCTTCTGGGGAGCAAAGCTCAGTTTGATACCCATGGGTAACCTGATTGGAAGTTATCTATCCGGGGTCAATTATTTCTGGGTAATTATATTTGCTTTTATCGTGGGAATATTTGCCATTTTGGCCGAACCAGCAGTTAATGTATTTGTTTACGAAGTAGAGAAAGTTTCATCAGGATATCTTAAAAGAAATCTGATGATAATAAGTATTGCTCTGGGTGTAGGTTTTGCCCTGTTTTTTTCAGCCTTAAGGATTTATCTGGAGATTCCTCTGGCCTTGATTCTCATCCCCGGCTATGTGCTGATATTGTGCCTGGTTATTTTTACACCTAAAGACTTCATCCCTATTGCCTTTGATTCAGGTGCAGTGGCCACTGGACCCATGGTAGTTACCTTTGCCCTACCAATTATGACCAGTATTGCCATTGGATTGAAGGGAGATGACGCCGGACTACTGGGTCTGGGTACAGTGGGTCTGGTGGCCATGTTTCCCATAATATTCATTCTGGTTTTAGGAATTATCTTAAAAAAGAGGGAAAAAGATGAATAA
- a CDS encoding YwbE family protein produces the protein MKGNYRKDIKKGSLVDIVLKKDQRSGKTTRGVVKDLLTRSAFHPHGIKVRLEDGQVGRVKEVINDSN, from the coding sequence ATGAAAGGAAATTATAGAAAAGACATAAAAAAAGGCTCTCTGGTGGACATCGTACTTAAAAAAGATCAAAGATCTGGTAAAACTACCAGAGGTGTTGTTAAAGATTTATTAACACGTTCTGCATTCCACCCTCATGGCATTAAGGTTCGGCTGGAAGATGGACAGGTGGGAAGGGTTAAAGAAGTTATAAATGATTCAAATTAG
- a CDS encoding metallophosphoesterase codes for MKFGKFILALLFLMVLFSYLYTETYWVETKEVVIESPDIPPEFDGKRIVFITDIHAGPYFPPERVDGVVKKVNSLEPDLILLGGDYIDRDYEYVPPVFESMEKLSAPMGVYGVLGNNDPQYLTLKTFEESTLNYIGNTGEWIQINDSRIRVAGVGDFNNGQQLIDRALGDATAEDFVILLSHNPDYFPELDHSMVDLVLAGHTHGGQVTFFGLWAPVMRTIYGQKYITGLIEENGSTMIVSNGLGTVILPVRFFAKPQIHVIELKSVN; via the coding sequence ATGAAATTTGGTAAATTTATTTTAGCTCTATTATTTTTAATGGTTCTATTTTCTTACCTGTACACTGAGACCTACTGGGTGGAAACTAAAGAGGTGGTTATTGAATCCCCGGACATTCCACCTGAATTTGATGGTAAAAGAATAGTATTTATAACAGATATCCATGCTGGCCCCTATTTCCCTCCAGAAAGAGTAGATGGAGTAGTAAAAAAAGTGAATAGTCTGGAACCAGATCTCATTTTGCTGGGAGGAGATTATATTGACCGGGACTATGAATATGTTCCTCCTGTTTTTGAGTCTATGGAAAAGTTAAGTGCTCCCATGGGGGTTTATGGAGTCTTAGGTAATAATGATCCTCAGTATTTGACTCTAAAAACATTTGAAGAATCAACCTTAAATTATATTGGTAATACAGGTGAATGGATCCAGATAAATGATTCGCGTATCAGGGTGGCAGGAGTAGGTGACTTTAATAATGGACAGCAATTAATAGACCGGGCCCTGGGTGATGCTACTGCAGAAGACTTTGTTATTTTATTAAGCCATAATCCTGACTATTTTCCAGAGCTGGATCACTCCATGGTGGATCTGGTTCTTGCCGGGCATACCCACGGAGGGCAGGTCACCTTTTTTGGTTTATGGGCACCTGTTATGCGCACCATATATGGACAAAAATATATTACCGGATTAATTGAAGAAAATGGCAGCACCATGATAGTCAGTAATGGTTTAGGTACTGTAATATTACCTGTAAGATTTTTTGCAAAACCACAGATACATGTGATAGAATTGAAGTCCGTCAATTAA
- a CDS encoding P-II family nitrogen regulator: protein MSTCSGFKLIYTIVEAGRGSYIMNIARKAGAEGGTIYFGRGTSIHEHGKFLGMPIEPEKEVVMILIKDELVNMVFEAVVEEGELETPGKGIAFILDVSRVAGICHLLEE from the coding sequence ATGAGTACCTGTTCTGGATTTAAACTAATATATACTATTGTGGAAGCCGGACGTGGAAGTTACATCATGAATATTGCCCGTAAAGCAGGAGCAGAAGGAGGTACCATCTATTTTGGTCGTGGTACCAGCATTCATGAACATGGAAAATTTTTAGGAATGCCCATTGAGCCGGAAAAAGAAGTGGTGATGATACTGATTAAAGATGAACTGGTTAATATGGTATTTGAAGCCGTGGTGGAAGAGGGTGAACTGGAAACACCAGGAAAGGGAATAGCATTTATACTGGATGTTTCTCGAGTGGCAGGAATCTGTCATCTCCTGGAGGAATAA
- a CDS encoding MBL fold metallo-hydrolase: MVDGFATITQKRMTGGFRIDGISGKNLHVDPGPGALVRSYQFGLNPLKLDGILISHSHTDHYGDGEVMIEALTKGMTRNRGVVIGSKSVIQGYKHWGPCISSYHLGKSKVITMEPYNVTKLDKINIKATPTIHGDPTTLGFQFQHEDITISYTSDTEYFDKLSKSHQGADILIASVIRPDNEHIPGHMCSDDFASLIEEVSPRLGIMTHLGMKMILNDPEGEALRIKKQTGIPVLAARDGMKLNLEEIMSNQQSLDYY, from the coding sequence GTGGTGGACGGTTTCGCCACCATTACTCAGAAGAGAATGACAGGCGGATTTAGAATCGATGGAATTTCTGGGAAAAACTTACATGTGGATCCTGGTCCTGGTGCACTGGTTAGAAGCTATCAATTTGGTTTGAATCCTTTAAAATTAGATGGGATTCTAATATCTCACTCCCACACCGATCATTATGGTGATGGGGAGGTCATGATTGAAGCTTTAACCAAAGGCATGACCCGTAACCGGGGCGTGGTTATTGGAAGTAAAAGTGTTATACAGGGATATAAACACTGGGGTCCCTGTATCTCTAGCTATCATCTTGGAAAATCTAAAGTAATAACCATGGAACCCTACAATGTAACTAAACTTGATAAAATTAATATTAAAGCAACTCCAACCATCCATGGTGATCCTACAACTCTGGGATTTCAATTCCAGCATGAAGATATAACCATATCATATACTTCTGATACAGAGTACTTTGATAAATTATCAAAATCTCATCAGGGAGCAGATATATTAATAGCAAGTGTTATAAGACCAGATAATGAACATATACCCGGGCATATGTGCAGTGATGATTTTGCCTCTTTAATAGAGGAAGTATCCCCTCGTTTGGGTATTATGACTCACCTGGGAATGAAGATGATTTTAAATGATCCTGAAGGGGAAGCCCTAAGAATTAAAAAACAAACAGGCATCCCGGTTTTAGCAGCCCGGGATGGAATGAAACTTAATTTAGAAGAAATTATGAGTAATCAGCAGTCACTGGACTATTATTGA